A single region of the Idiomarinaceae bacterium HL-53 genome encodes:
- a CDS encoding phosphotransferase system, enzyme I, PtsP: MLTTLQRIVESVNQAPEFEVALDTMVRSVKSALGSDVCSVYLAEPESREFVLMASDGLTIPAGKRIALAYGEGLISLAAQREEPLNLANATTHPNFKLVKEVNEMAYRAMLVAPIIHQRKVLGVLAVQQKDARAFSGEEESFVVTLAAQLASVIAHAEAKGLLSGQNSPWLRNLRAIPGAPGIAIGESYIGRPVANLKAVVPRRTEHPWREIHRFRKAVLLTRQELRNLAEQVAGFVAEDTLAIFDVYQGLLDAASLGNAVEAKIKEGWRAQTAVKMAVEGFVAQFEDLDDAYLRERAVDVRDLGERILGHLQDRQRAHEDIHNACILVAEEVTASMLAEIPQQRLQGLVSLHGSANSHAAIMARGMGIPAVFGIEDVPLTYLEDQFLIVDGYSGEVFVNPPSQVVKEYENLQAEEAELAEIVAAQKHEPAVMQDGLAVELQINAGLSVDHRSQCGVYHGIGLYRTEIPFMMRERFPTESEQYELYREVFASHAKQPVVMRTLDVGGDKPLPYFPIREENPFLGWRGIRMTLDHPEIFLVQVRAMIRANIGFDNLRILLPMITSVDEVDEAARLINQAYFEVRNEWVQQHPDAIVNRPELGVMIEVPAILYQLEAISKRVDFFSVGTNDLTQYLLAVDRNNPRVARLYEAYHPALLKALQNIVQTCQQLGKPVSVCGELAGDPGGAILLLSMGYRTLSMSEHNLDKIRWIVRNLESKVLQVVLTQALNAKHPDQVRKILTMKLESLGLGGFVRAGK, translated from the coding sequence ATGCTCACTACATTGCAACGTATTGTCGAGTCAGTCAATCAAGCGCCCGAGTTTGAGGTGGCGCTCGACACTATGGTACGCAGTGTGAAGAGCGCGTTAGGCAGCGACGTTTGTTCTGTTTATCTAGCGGAGCCGGAAAGCCGCGAGTTTGTGCTGATGGCGAGCGATGGGTTGACGATCCCCGCGGGAAAGCGCATCGCTCTTGCATACGGTGAGGGTTTGATCAGCCTTGCCGCCCAGCGGGAAGAGCCTCTGAATTTAGCTAATGCGACCACACATCCAAACTTTAAACTTGTCAAAGAAGTTAACGAAATGGCGTATCGTGCCATGCTCGTTGCTCCCATTATTCATCAACGTAAAGTATTAGGTGTGCTCGCGGTGCAGCAAAAGGATGCACGCGCATTCTCAGGAGAAGAAGAGTCGTTCGTAGTCACGCTAGCAGCTCAGCTAGCCTCTGTGATTGCGCATGCGGAAGCAAAAGGGCTGCTCTCAGGGCAAAACTCGCCATGGTTGAGAAACTTGCGCGCAATTCCGGGAGCACCTGGCATCGCGATTGGTGAGTCTTATATTGGGCGACCTGTCGCGAATTTAAAAGCGGTGGTGCCTCGGCGGACAGAGCATCCCTGGCGTGAAATTCATCGCTTTCGGAAAGCGGTTTTGCTCACCCGACAAGAGTTAAGAAACTTAGCAGAGCAGGTCGCTGGCTTTGTGGCTGAAGACACGCTGGCCATTTTCGATGTTTATCAGGGATTATTAGACGCAGCCAGCTTGGGGAATGCGGTCGAGGCAAAAATTAAAGAAGGTTGGCGTGCGCAAACCGCTGTAAAAATGGCAGTTGAAGGGTTTGTCGCTCAGTTCGAAGACTTAGACGACGCTTACCTGCGTGAACGCGCGGTAGACGTACGTGATCTTGGAGAACGTATCTTGGGGCATCTGCAAGATCGACAGAGGGCTCATGAAGATATACACAATGCTTGTATTCTCGTGGCCGAAGAAGTGACCGCGAGCATGTTGGCGGAAATTCCGCAGCAGCGCTTGCAAGGCTTGGTGTCTTTACATGGGTCTGCGAATAGCCATGCTGCCATTATGGCAAGGGGCATGGGAATACCTGCGGTATTTGGTATCGAAGACGTTCCACTGACTTACTTAGAAGACCAATTCCTCATCGTCGACGGGTATAGCGGCGAAGTGTTCGTGAACCCGCCAAGCCAAGTGGTTAAAGAGTATGAAAATTTGCAAGCAGAAGAGGCGGAGCTTGCAGAGATAGTCGCGGCGCAGAAACATGAACCTGCGGTAATGCAAGACGGTTTAGCCGTCGAGTTACAAATCAATGCGGGGTTGAGTGTCGACCATCGAAGTCAATGCGGTGTTTATCATGGCATTGGACTCTATCGAACTGAAATTCCGTTTATGATGCGCGAGCGCTTCCCCACAGAATCTGAGCAATATGAACTTTATCGAGAAGTGTTTGCTAGCCACGCTAAACAACCGGTGGTGATGAGAACGCTCGATGTGGGCGGTGACAAGCCACTCCCGTATTTCCCGATTCGCGAAGAGAACCCGTTTTTGGGCTGGCGCGGCATTCGCATGACACTTGATCATCCGGAGATATTCCTGGTGCAAGTGCGCGCAATGATTCGCGCCAATATTGGATTTGATAATTTAAGAATCTTGCTTCCCATGATTACGTCTGTGGACGAGGTTGATGAAGCGGCACGACTCATTAATCAGGCCTACTTTGAAGTGCGGAATGAGTGGGTGCAGCAACACCCTGACGCAATAGTGAATCGCCCTGAACTCGGGGTGATGATTGAGGTGCCAGCAATCCTTTATCAACTTGAAGCGATTTCCAAGCGGGTCGATTTTTTCTCGGTTGGAACCAATGACCTAACCCAATATTTATTAGCAGTAGACAGAAACAATCCGCGCGTAGCAAGGCTTTATGAAGCGTATCACCCGGCACTCTTGAAAGCATTACAGAATATTGTTCAGACCTGCCAGCAGTTGGGTAAGCCTGTGAGTGTTTGCGGCGAGTTAGCAGGTGATCCGGGCGGCGCTATTTTATTGCTATCGATGGGCTATCGAACACTGAGTATGAGTGAGCATAACCTAGATAAAATCCGTTGGATCGTAAGGAATCTCGAGTCGAAAGTGTTACAAGTAGTGCTAACGCAAGCGCTCAATGCGAAGCACCCGGATCAAGTGAGAAAAATATTAACCATGAAGCTCGAGTCACTCGGCTTAGGTGGTTTTGTACGCGCAGGGAAATAG
- a CDS encoding putative (di)nucleoside polyphosphate hydrolase, translating to MIDAEGYRSNVGIVICNEHGQIFWARRFGQQSWQFPQGGIDDGETPEQAMYRELFEEVGLRKDQVELVYTSRNWFRYRLPKRMVRKGQKPLCIGQKQKWFLLKLTCPEADVNVLQSSHPEFDGWRWVSYWYPVRQVVAFKRDVYRRVMKEFAPVVMPFKNKRFKRKRRRS from the coding sequence GTGATAGATGCCGAAGGATATAGATCAAATGTCGGCATAGTGATTTGCAATGAGCACGGTCAGATATTTTGGGCGCGTCGTTTTGGCCAGCAAAGCTGGCAGTTTCCGCAAGGCGGTATAGACGATGGAGAAACTCCTGAACAAGCAATGTATCGGGAGTTGTTCGAAGAAGTAGGGTTGCGAAAAGATCAAGTTGAGCTTGTTTACACGAGCCGTAATTGGTTCCGCTACCGCCTACCAAAGCGCATGGTGCGTAAGGGGCAGAAACCTTTGTGCATTGGCCAGAAACAAAAGTGGTTTTTGTTAAAACTCACTTGCCCAGAAGCTGACGTGAATGTATTGCAATCTAGCCACCCCGAATTTGATGGCTGGCGCTGGGTTAGTTATTGGTATCCAGTGCGCCAGGTCGTCGCGTTCAAACGCGACGTGTACCGGCGAGTAATGAAAGAGTTCGCGCCAGTGGTTATGCCGTTTAAAAATAAGCGGTTCAAACGAAAACGTAGGCGTTCATAA
- a CDS encoding thymidylate synthase: MREYLDLMRHVLEHGTDKTDRTGTGTRSIFGHQMRFNLAEGFPLVTTKKCHLRSIIHELLWFLKGETNIEYLKEHGVSIWDEWASENGDLGPVYGAQWRSWPTPSGESIDQISEVIEQIKKHPDSRRLLVSAWNPSVLPKAGVSPKENAAMGLQALPPCHTMFQFYVADNKLSCQLYQRSADIFLGVPFNIASYALLTMMVAQVCDLELGDFVHTFGDAHLYKNHFEQAELQLSRTPFPLPTMKINPAVKDIFSFQYDDFELLNYEAHPHIKAPVAI, from the coding sequence ATGAGAGAGTATTTAGATTTAATGCGCCATGTGTTGGAACATGGCACTGACAAAACGGATCGAACGGGAACGGGCACGCGCAGTATTTTTGGGCATCAAATGCGCTTCAATTTGGCCGAGGGGTTTCCGTTGGTGACCACTAAAAAATGTCACCTTCGTTCCATTATTCACGAGCTTCTTTGGTTTTTGAAAGGTGAAACGAATATTGAATACCTAAAAGAGCATGGTGTTTCCATTTGGGATGAATGGGCGAGTGAAAACGGAGATTTAGGCCCGGTGTACGGCGCGCAGTGGAGAAGTTGGCCGACCCCGAGTGGCGAAAGTATCGATCAAATTAGCGAAGTGATCGAACAAATCAAGAAGCATCCAGATTCGCGCCGTTTGTTAGTGAGTGCTTGGAATCCCAGTGTACTTCCTAAAGCCGGCGTATCGCCGAAGGAAAATGCAGCAATGGGTCTGCAGGCGCTGCCACCATGTCACACGATGTTTCAGTTCTATGTGGCAGACAATAAGCTATCTTGCCAGCTTTATCAGCGGAGCGCCGACATTTTCTTGGGGGTGCCTTTCAATATCGCGAGTTATGCGTTGCTCACTATGATGGTGGCGCAAGTTTGCGACCTTGAGTTAGGTGATTTTGTGCATACCTTTGGAGATGCACATTTGTATAAAAATCACTTTGAGCAAGCTGAGTTACAATTATCGCGAACTCCGTTTCCTTTGCCTACAATGAAAATTAATCCGGCAGTGAAAGATATTTTTAGTTTTCAATACGACGATTTCGAACTGCTGAATTATGAGGCGCACCCTCACATTAAGGCGCCGGTCGCTATTTAG
- a CDS encoding EAL domain, c-di-GMP-specific phosphodiesterase class I (or its enzymatically inactive variant) — MSVCNTCQCYKRLAFEIKMAYQPIVNVANKEIFAFEALVRGENGEGAGIVLDQVTDDLIYSFDQRCRMTAIETAAKIGLPGRVSINFLPNAIYEPETCLARTLETANRVGFPRENIIFEVTEHEKIENHELLKDVFKTYKQHGFLTAIDDFGEGYAGLNLLSDFQPDLLKIDMNLIRDIDTQPVKRAIVNGVLSVARDLGITPIAEGIETESEYKALVDLGVDLMQGFYFAKPLIEQYEIPAGFQAKG; from the coding sequence ATGTCGGTTTGCAACACCTGCCAGTGTTACAAAAGGTTAGCGTTCGAAATAAAAATGGCGTATCAACCCATTGTAAATGTGGCGAACAAGGAAATTTTTGCGTTTGAGGCACTTGTTCGTGGTGAGAATGGCGAAGGTGCTGGTATTGTTTTGGACCAGGTGACAGACGATCTCATTTACTCTTTCGATCAACGTTGCAGAATGACAGCCATAGAAACGGCTGCAAAGATAGGATTGCCCGGTCGGGTAAGTATCAACTTTTTACCGAACGCGATTTATGAGCCAGAGACTTGTTTAGCGAGAACGTTGGAAACAGCAAATAGGGTAGGCTTTCCGCGCGAGAATATTATTTTTGAAGTAACAGAACACGAAAAAATTGAGAATCATGAATTATTAAAGGACGTGTTTAAAACCTATAAGCAACATGGTTTTTTGACCGCAATCGATGACTTTGGTGAGGGCTATGCGGGCTTAAACCTGCTCTCTGACTTCCAACCAGACCTATTAAAGATCGATATGAACCTGATACGGGATATCGATACCCAGCCCGTCAAACGAGCTATCGTTAATGGGGTATTGTCGGTTGCACGTGATTTAGGTATTACTCCCATTGCGGAGGGAATTGAAACTGAGTCTGAGTACAAAGCACTGGTCGATCTCGGTGTTGACTTGATGCAAGGTTTCTATTTTGCAAAACCACTGATTGAGCAATACGAAATACCAGCAGGTTTCCAGGCAAAAGGATAA
- a CDS encoding Uncharacterized conserved protein: MNQPNTTIGWREWLSLPELGIHRIKAKVDTGARTSCLHAFKLEPFEKQGKPWLRIWVHPQQGSDEEHVCEAPVLEQRDVTDSGGHTEQRYVIRTTVVAGKDSFPAEFTLTNRDTMKFRMLFGRQALNGRFVVNPQASYLLGEPQ; encoded by the coding sequence ATGAATCAACCCAATACCACGATCGGATGGCGCGAATGGCTTTCCCTGCCAGAACTTGGCATTCACCGCATTAAAGCGAAAGTTGATACCGGTGCCCGCACCTCTTGTTTGCACGCCTTTAAGTTGGAGCCTTTTGAAAAGCAAGGAAAACCTTGGTTAAGGATCTGGGTACACCCGCAACAAGGGAGTGACGAAGAGCATGTGTGTGAAGCCCCCGTACTCGAACAACGTGATGTGACAGATTCCGGCGGTCATACAGAACAGCGCTATGTGATTCGAACGACCGTTGTTGCAGGCAAGGATTCCTTTCCCGCCGAATTTACGCTGACAAACCGTGATACAATGAAATTTCGCATGTTATTTGGACGACAGGCACTGAACGGTCGCTTTGTTGTGAACCCACAAGCCTCATATTTATTAGGAGAGCCGCAATGA
- a CDS encoding hypothetical protein (non-canonical start codon;~manually curated), with the protein MISAVIFTAKQNDVFIEIPRNFAGERLTPHDLENAFRLSDYKNCFVEDNVWVNIQDRFNQALADNPPKMVPLQIGQRRDAKLEFRISEDKMEAEAVVTAPYGGVSLSNEQVLNHLRNAGISKGIRKKAIEQIVTHTREAPPGATLSVPIARGKQPVNGEDTQFIPLVDDARQRVLKPQAKDEHRVDMRDLGGIASVKEGVDVLERVPPTSGIPGMTVTGEKIAAEDGKDKPLKPGTGTELSPTNPNRLRATLTGMPSFVENSCTVDDVLALQGVDVSTGHIDFDGSVFINGNVTPGMRVYADGDITVNGYVDSANLNAKGNITVTKGVIGHHRDPELLEEDGSYPSHSTRIVADGTIWVAYSQYATLIPKHGLFVEKQLTHCQVITPGKIHIGGEAGAASGKIIGGQLEIANDVFVGQLGAPAGTRTRILFNIPDTSAEQEEEQRQLAETLAVLVLKKKKLLKAKELFLADPKSFKPGYRKALKHSLQRTQHELMITKNQLELIRHQALEHEPIRVSVNKVMHLGAEFLFRDKTKRFHEPRGPSKIILKQGQITVE; encoded by the coding sequence ATTATAAGCGCTGTAATTTTTACTGCTAAACAAAATGATGTATTCATTGAAATCCCACGAAATTTCGCGGGAGAACGCCTGACGCCTCATGATTTAGAAAACGCATTCCGTTTATCAGATTATAAGAACTGCTTTGTTGAAGATAACGTGTGGGTAAATATACAGGATCGCTTTAATCAAGCGCTTGCTGATAACCCGCCGAAAATGGTTCCGTTGCAAATTGGCCAACGGCGAGATGCCAAACTTGAATTCCGTATCAGCGAAGACAAAATGGAAGCGGAAGCTGTCGTCACCGCGCCCTATGGGGGCGTGTCACTGTCCAATGAACAAGTACTGAATCATTTGAGAAATGCCGGAATCTCAAAAGGCATTCGGAAGAAAGCGATTGAACAAATTGTTACTCATACACGTGAAGCTCCTCCTGGTGCCACCCTGTCGGTACCGATTGCTCGCGGGAAACAGCCGGTGAACGGCGAAGATACACAATTTATTCCACTCGTAGATGACGCACGACAACGAGTTCTTAAGCCTCAAGCAAAGGATGAGCACCGCGTAGATATGCGTGATCTCGGCGGCATTGCTTCAGTAAAGGAAGGCGTCGATGTACTCGAGCGCGTACCTCCCACTTCGGGTATCCCCGGAATGACGGTTACCGGTGAGAAAATCGCAGCGGAAGACGGTAAAGATAAGCCGCTTAAGCCTGGAACAGGAACTGAACTGTCGCCCACCAACCCAAATCGCTTACGCGCAACGCTCACGGGGATGCCGTCTTTTGTAGAGAATAGCTGCACGGTAGATGACGTTTTGGCGCTGCAAGGTGTTGATGTGAGCACGGGTCATATTGACTTTGATGGCTCCGTGTTTATCAATGGCAATGTCACGCCAGGTATGCGCGTTTATGCTGATGGAGACATTACAGTCAACGGCTATGTTGACTCCGCGAATTTAAATGCGAAAGGAAACATCACGGTAACCAAAGGGGTTATTGGCCATCATCGTGACCCAGAATTATTGGAAGAAGACGGAAGTTACCCTTCTCATTCCACTCGAATTGTCGCAGACGGCACCATTTGGGTTGCGTACTCTCAGTACGCGACACTCATTCCCAAACATGGGCTTTTTGTCGAAAAACAACTCACACATTGCCAAGTGATTACTCCCGGTAAAATTCATATTGGTGGCGAGGCAGGCGCAGCAAGTGGCAAGATCATTGGTGGCCAACTAGAAATTGCAAATGACGTGTTTGTGGGCCAGTTGGGCGCCCCTGCAGGCACCCGAACAAGAATCTTATTCAATATACCCGATACTTCGGCAGAGCAGGAAGAAGAACAAAGGCAACTCGCGGAAACGCTTGCGGTGCTCGTGTTGAAAAAGAAAAAACTATTAAAAGCCAAGGAACTCTTCCTAGCCGATCCGAAATCATTTAAACCGGGTTATCGAAAAGCATTAAAACACAGTTTACAGCGCACCCAGCATGAACTTATGATCACGAAAAATCAGTTGGAATTAATTCGACACCAAGCTCTGGAGCATGAACCCATTCGCGTTTCAGTGAATAAAGTAATGCATTTAGGTGCAGAGTTTCTATTCCGAGACAAAACCAAGCGATTTCATGAGCCACGGGGGCCAAGTAAAATTATCTTAAAGCAAGGGCAAATTACCGTTGAGTAG
- a CDS encoding SSU ribosomal protein S6P modification protein, translating into MRIAILSRNKNLYSTRRLIEAAEECGHEIHVLDPLRCYMNINAKEPSIHMRGKELPEFDAIIPRIGASITFYGAAVLRQFEMMGVYPLNESVAISRSRDKLRSLQLLSRRGIGLPVTGFASKPSDIPDLIDMVGGSPLVIKLLEGTQGIGVVLAETRKAAESVIEAFMGLNAHFMVQEYIKEAGGADIRCFVIGDRVIAAMKRQAKPGEFRSNLHRGGSATLVKLSSAERATAVKAAKTMGLNVAGVDLLRSNHGPLVMEVNSSPGLEGIETATEKDVASQIITFIEKNAKSHKTRTKGKG; encoded by the coding sequence ATGAGAATCGCGATTCTATCAAGAAACAAAAATCTATACTCAACGCGACGTCTTATTGAGGCAGCTGAGGAATGCGGACACGAAATTCATGTGCTCGATCCGCTTCGTTGCTACATGAATATTAATGCAAAAGAGCCCTCCATTCACATGCGCGGTAAAGAGCTACCAGAATTTGACGCTATTATTCCGCGCATCGGGGCGAGCATTACTTTTTACGGCGCTGCGGTACTTCGGCAATTTGAAATGATGGGTGTTTATCCGCTGAACGAATCTGTTGCCATTAGTCGCAGCCGCGACAAGTTGCGCTCACTCCAATTGCTCTCACGACGAGGTATTGGGCTTCCCGTGACAGGGTTTGCATCGAAGCCGTCTGACATTCCGGATTTGATTGATATGGTGGGTGGCTCACCGCTCGTAATTAAATTGCTTGAGGGCACACAAGGGATTGGGGTCGTTCTTGCGGAAACACGTAAAGCAGCTGAGAGTGTCATCGAAGCCTTCATGGGCTTGAACGCACATTTCATGGTGCAAGAATACATCAAAGAAGCAGGTGGTGCTGATATCCGTTGTTTCGTCATTGGCGATCGCGTTATTGCGGCCATGAAGCGCCAAGCAAAGCCGGGCGAATTCCGTTCTAACCTTCATCGCGGTGGCAGCGCGACATTAGTAAAACTAAGCTCAGCGGAGCGAGCCACCGCCGTGAAAGCGGCAAAAACCATGGGGCTCAATGTGGCCGGTGTTGACTTGCTACGCTCAAATCACGGCCCGCTTGTAATGGAAGTCAATTCTTCGCCGGGTTTAGAAGGGATTGAAACAGCAACCGAGAAAGACGTCGCAAGCCAAATTATTACGTTTATCGAGAAGAATGCCAAATCCCACAAAACTAGAACAAAAGGTAAGGGTTAA
- a CDS encoding DNA mismatch repair protein MutH, which translates to MTVLKPATTPPNSEQELLERARQLNGFRFSELAEAANWQVPLHLRNAKGWAGQLLELYLGASAGSRQAQDFPHLGIELKTIPVDETGTPLETTYVCIVPLLDLNAVSWEQSNIRNKLQRVLWIPVDGRRHIPPGERVVGPAVLWSPTEEENQRLQADWEELTERIVLGEIENITARNGAVLQLRPKAANGRKLTPAIGPNGNYIQTRPRGYYLKKHFTASILQQALGRFNPTEEVKVP; encoded by the coding sequence ATGACGGTACTCAAACCTGCCACAACCCCACCGAACTCTGAGCAAGAGCTGCTCGAGCGCGCAAGGCAACTCAACGGCTTTCGGTTCTCCGAGCTTGCTGAGGCGGCGAATTGGCAAGTCCCGTTGCACCTTCGGAATGCCAAAGGTTGGGCAGGTCAATTACTCGAGCTTTACCTAGGCGCTTCGGCGGGCTCACGTCAGGCACAAGACTTTCCACACCTAGGCATTGAGCTAAAAACGATCCCGGTCGACGAGACAGGAACCCCGCTCGAAACTACCTATGTATGCATCGTTCCTTTGCTAGACCTTAATGCGGTAAGCTGGGAACAGAGTAACATTCGCAATAAATTACAACGGGTGCTATGGATTCCCGTCGATGGTAGAAGACATATTCCGCCTGGCGAACGAGTCGTGGGGCCGGCGGTACTCTGGTCGCCGACTGAAGAAGAGAATCAGCGATTGCAAGCCGATTGGGAAGAGTTAACTGAACGTATTGTGCTCGGCGAAATTGAAAATATTACGGCTCGCAACGGCGCGGTACTACAACTTCGACCTAAAGCCGCTAATGGCCGTAAACTGACCCCTGCGATTGGCCCCAACGGGAATTATATACAAACGCGGCCGCGCGGCTATTACTTAAAAAAGCACTTTACAGCATCTATCTTGCAGCAAGCGCTCGGTCGCTTTAACCCAACTGAAGAAGTAAAGGTCCCATGA
- a CDS encoding phosphatidylglycerol:prolipoprotein diacylglycerol transferase — protein sequence MSSDVLYHPNYDPVALSLGIVDIRWYGLMYLLGAAFAYWYGSKRADQHPLWNREQWQDLVFWAFLALVIGGRVGYVLFYRFDLFLENPLYLFNFKAGGMSFHGGLLGVITALYVYGRKIGLNIWQVGDFIAPMVPVGLGLGRIGNFINGELWGRVTEVPWGMVFANGGPLPRHPSQLYQAFGEGLLLFLVLIWFSKRTRPVGAVGGLFVLGYGLARFIVEYFREPDGHLGLLGVFSMGQWLSLPMIVLGTVIMVLAYQKNTFAPPSKAGKKK from the coding sequence ATGTCGTCAGATGTACTTTATCATCCAAATTATGACCCCGTTGCATTGAGCCTTGGCATTGTCGACATTCGTTGGTACGGGCTGATGTATTTGTTGGGTGCCGCGTTCGCGTATTGGTATGGCAGCAAACGGGCGGATCAACATCCGCTATGGAACCGTGAACAATGGCAAGATCTTGTATTTTGGGCTTTCCTTGCGCTCGTGATTGGTGGTCGTGTGGGCTACGTGCTCTTTTACCGCTTCGACTTATTCCTTGAGAATCCGCTCTACTTGTTCAATTTCAAAGCCGGGGGGATGTCCTTTCATGGCGGTTTACTCGGTGTCATTACGGCGCTCTATGTCTATGGACGAAAAATCGGGCTGAATATTTGGCAAGTGGGTGACTTCATTGCCCCCATGGTGCCGGTTGGTTTGGGTTTAGGGCGCATTGGTAATTTTATTAATGGGGAGCTTTGGGGACGCGTTACGGAAGTGCCATGGGGCATGGTTTTTGCCAATGGCGGACCTTTGCCTCGGCACCCATCGCAGCTCTATCAGGCATTCGGTGAAGGCTTATTGTTGTTTTTGGTGCTGATTTGGTTTTCAAAACGAACTCGACCTGTGGGGGCCGTGGGCGGACTATTCGTATTGGGATATGGGCTAGCGCGATTCATTGTGGAATACTTCCGAGAACCCGATGGTCATCTTGGCTTGCTAGGCGTGTTTAGTATGGGCCAATGGCTGTCACTCCCAATGATCGTACTCGGTACGGTTATCATGGTTTTAGCGTATCAAAAAAACACCTTCGCACCGCCGAGTAAAGCAGGTAAGAAAAAATGA
- a CDS encoding Hpt domain-containing protein, producing MTNTQVASKRNQQWQLFYAQHRETPARLREQLSLCEEDQRSALHETLHALKGTVSMLRLEPLTGLVSAACTHAQTTVSSAFLVPSVERVIHELQSCLEQLSSYCQTFEASPEVQLMQLIRQHNYAALGLVRSWQIANQSQLPATGINELISCLEQFDFQAAAAYLNEYLDPQNNRTNGSMGGAL from the coding sequence GTGACAAATACGCAGGTAGCAAGCAAGCGAAACCAGCAGTGGCAGCTCTTTTATGCGCAGCATAGAGAGACGCCCGCGCGTCTTCGTGAGCAACTCTCACTATGCGAAGAAGATCAGCGATCGGCACTTCATGAAACGCTCCATGCACTCAAAGGCACCGTAAGCATGCTTCGGTTAGAGCCACTCACCGGCCTCGTGAGCGCAGCTTGCACTCATGCACAAACAACTGTGAGTTCCGCATTTTTAGTACCCAGCGTCGAACGAGTTATTCACGAATTACAATCTTGCCTTGAGCAATTAAGCTCATATTGTCAAACGTTCGAGGCTTCTCCAGAAGTACAACTAATGCAACTCATTCGGCAGCACAATTATGCCGCACTTGGGCTCGTACGATCATGGCAAATAGCAAATCAAAGTCAATTGCCCGCAACCGGTATAAATGAACTTATAAGTTGTCTGGAACAGTTCGACTTTCAAGCCGCAGCAGCGTATCTTAACGAGTACTTGGACCCACAAAATAACAGAACAAACGGGTCAATGGGGGGTGCATTATAA